In one Rhodohalobacter sp. 614A genomic region, the following are encoded:
- a CDS encoding carboxypeptidase regulatory-like domain-containing protein, whose product MKNKLALFLLAFSVIGLTSFIGCEEIYEPITVTGKVVDSNSLSPVANATVSIISPEDLSMETISDANGDYAFQEVAVDSVIDLTIRAEKEGYTSESITIVAAPERELTVPNLKILNQNQTDGEVDGETGGAANIELINLESQSIRIDETGGAGNSAFTFVVLDSTGRAINANNAVDVRFRITEGPDGGETITPAVVQSNANGEVTSNIFAGTVAGNLKIEAVIERTDIGLTIRSKPILLTIHGGFPDLGHFSIAANIFNFEAYTINGNRNEITVIVGDKYSNPVKEGTPVYFNTTHGVIQGSGVTDADGQVTVDLISGDPRPPAGNANATIRAYTFDENDNEIVRQIPVLFSGPPSSNKIKLNPSTFNIGPGGSQTFTMTVTDINDNPLPFDTQITVTPSDGMTLDGETNISVPNTLSPGPGVTQFTFTAQDSDDESSDSQEVSILIEVETPGGYRATRTFTGTKAKAIN is encoded by the coding sequence ATGAAAAACAAATTAGCACTATTTTTACTTGCTTTCTCTGTCATCGGTCTTACATCATTCATTGGTTGCGAAGAAATCTATGAACCGATCACTGTTACAGGAAAGGTTGTGGATTCGAACTCGCTGAGTCCGGTTGCCAATGCTACCGTTTCTATTATATCGCCAGAAGATCTTTCTATGGAAACGATTAGTGATGCAAATGGTGATTACGCATTCCAGGAAGTTGCCGTTGACAGTGTGATCGATCTGACTATTCGGGCAGAAAAAGAAGGATATACATCAGAATCTATTACAATCGTTGCCGCTCCCGAAAGAGAATTGACGGTTCCCAATCTTAAGATTCTTAATCAAAATCAAACTGATGGAGAAGTTGACGGTGAAACAGGCGGTGCAGCAAATATTGAACTGATTAATTTGGAATCGCAATCTATTCGAATTGATGAAACCGGGGGAGCCGGTAACAGCGCGTTTACATTTGTAGTACTCGATTCAACCGGACGAGCTATCAATGCAAATAATGCTGTGGATGTTCGATTCCGAATTACGGAAGGGCCTGATGGGGGCGAAACCATTACTCCGGCAGTTGTCCAATCCAACGCGAATGGTGAAGTTACCTCAAACATTTTTGCGGGAACCGTGGCTGGAAATTTAAAAATTGAAGCTGTCATTGAACGAACAGATATAGGATTAACCATTCGATCAAAACCAATTCTTTTAACCATTCACGGCGGATTTCCCGACCTTGGACATTTTAGTATTGCGGCAAATATTTTCAACTTTGAGGCGTATACCATCAATGGAAACAGAAATGAAATAACTGTCATTGTTGGAGATAAGTACAGTAATCCTGTAAAAGAAGGTACGCCGGTTTACTTTAATACAACCCACGGTGTTATTCAGGGATCGGGAGTTACGGATGCAGATGGACAAGTAACCGTAGACCTTATTTCTGGCGATCCGCGCCCACCCGCAGGTAATGCTAATGCTACAATTCGTGCGTATACATTTGATGAAAATGACAACGAAATTGTCCGCCAAATTCCAGTCCTGTTTTCTGGTCCCCCCAGTAGTAATAAAATTAAGCTGAATCCGTCTACTTTCAATATCGGACCAGGCGGCAGCCAGACATTTACAATGACGGTTACCGATATCAATGATAATCCGCTGCCTTTTGATACCCAAATTACAGTTACTCCTTCTGATGGCATGACATTAGACGGCGAAACAAATATTTCAGTACCTAATACGCTATCACCAGGTCCCGGAGTCACACAATTTACATTTACCGCACAAGATTCTGACGATGAAAGCAGCGACTCGCAGGAAGTCAGCATTCTTATTGAGGTTGAAACACCGGGAGGCTACAGGGCTACCAGAACCTTTACCGGTACCAAAGCGAAAGCTATTAATTAA
- a CDS encoding putative metallopeptidase — MPQNDYLDPSDDIKLSGKQLMEAPEMEKLASEVLETHKIEIGPAQIGFLLVYPNISKQRAAKCVKASREVKHYSGNDYLIEVSGELWDMLDKDTKKMLLYHELLHVDPVFKAKNQEWKMKIRRPDFADYYEINDKHGNEWYKTIQATVSSLYDLDPRQESKVTV, encoded by the coding sequence ATGCCTCAGAACGACTATTTGGATCCATCAGATGATATTAAATTGAGCGGAAAACAATTGATGGAAGCACCGGAAATGGAAAAGCTCGCATCCGAAGTGCTTGAAACTCATAAAATTGAAATTGGTCCGGCACAAATTGGTTTTTTGCTGGTTTATCCGAATATCTCAAAACAGAGAGCAGCAAAATGTGTAAAAGCAAGCCGGGAAGTTAAACACTATTCAGGCAATGATTATTTGATTGAAGTTTCTGGAGAGCTTTGGGATATGCTTGATAAAGATACCAAGAAGATGCTCCTCTATCACGAGTTGTTGCATGTTGATCCGGTTTTCAAGGCTAAAAACCAGGAGTGGAAAATGAAAATCCGCAGACCTGATTTTGCCGATTACTATGAAATTAATGATAAGCACGGCAACGAATGGTACAAAACCATTCAGGCAACGGTTTCATCTTTGTATGATTTGGATCCGCGGCAGGAGAGCAAGGTAACCGTTTAA
- a CDS encoding acetyl-CoA hydrolase/transferase family protein, whose amino-acid sequence MKYLSADEALKQVNQGDNIFVQTAAAAPQTLVKALANRHSELSDITIYHLHTEGVAPYVNPEYRDVFKTKAFFVGKNVRPALETGEADYIPVFLSEIPHFFNRGIIKLNVALVNVSPPDKHGYCSLGVSVDASRAAVINADTVIAQINPNMPRTHGDGIIHKSTIDFAVEVDDPLPETSPPVLREAELSIGKHCASLIDDGATMQMGIGSIPDAVLASLTNHKDLGVHTEMFSDGLIDLLESGIVNNSKKRIHPNRTVASFLFGSRRLYDFVDDNPNVAMLDCAYVNDTAVIRRNPNVVAINSAIEVDLTGQVCADSIGTRQYSGVGGQMDFIRGASLSPGGKPIIALPSATSRGTSRIVPFLKEGAGVVTTRAHVHYVVTEYGVADLYGKALRERAKALIEIAHPDAREELEKAAYERFKIL is encoded by the coding sequence ATGAAATATCTATCTGCTGACGAAGCTCTGAAGCAGGTTAATCAAGGGGATAATATTTTTGTTCAAACTGCAGCGGCCGCTCCTCAAACACTGGTTAAGGCCCTCGCGAACAGGCATTCAGAATTAAGTGATATCACCATTTATCATCTTCATACTGAAGGAGTTGCCCCTTATGTAAACCCTGAGTACAGAGATGTCTTTAAAACCAAAGCTTTTTTTGTGGGCAAAAATGTTCGGCCCGCACTGGAAACAGGCGAAGCTGACTATATACCTGTTTTTTTGAGTGAGATTCCTCATTTCTTCAACAGGGGAATCATAAAATTGAACGTAGCCCTTGTAAATGTCAGTCCTCCGGATAAACATGGATATTGCTCGCTGGGTGTGTCAGTAGATGCATCGCGTGCGGCGGTCATCAATGCTGATACCGTAATCGCTCAAATAAATCCCAACATGCCAAGAACACATGGTGATGGAATTATTCACAAAAGTACCATCGATTTCGCCGTAGAAGTAGATGACCCACTTCCCGAAACCTCCCCTCCTGTTTTACGGGAAGCAGAATTATCGATCGGAAAACATTGTGCCAGTTTAATCGATGACGGCGCGACCATGCAAATGGGTATTGGTTCCATTCCGGATGCGGTGCTTGCATCTCTCACCAATCATAAAGACCTGGGAGTTCATACAGAAATGTTTTCTGATGGATTGATAGACCTCCTAGAAAGTGGAATCGTCAATAATTCAAAGAAAAGGATTCATCCCAACCGAACCGTTGCGTCCTTCCTTTTTGGCAGCCGCCGGTTATATGATTTTGTGGATGACAATCCCAACGTAGCTATGCTGGATTGCGCGTACGTGAACGATACTGCTGTGATTCGAAGAAACCCAAATGTGGTGGCAATAAACAGTGCTATTGAGGTAGATTTGACCGGCCAGGTATGTGCCGATTCAATTGGAACGAGACAGTACTCCGGGGTCGGCGGCCAAATGGACTTTATCCGGGGGGCTTCACTTTCTCCCGGCGGTAAACCGATCATAGCACTTCCATCCGCAACAAGCAGAGGTACTTCCAGAATTGTGCCATTCCTTAAAGAAGGTGCCGGAGTTGTAACGACCCGCGCCCACGTACACTACGTAGTTACGGAATACGGCGTGGCGGATCTTTATGGAAAAGCGTTGAGAGAACGAGCAAAAGCTCTGATTGAAATCGCACATCCTGATGCCAGAGAAGAACTTGAAAAAGCTGCTTATGAGCGGTTTAAAATTCTATAA
- a CDS encoding lysophospholipid acyltransferase family protein: MMQRLGSVFIWIAVVILILGWLPLLAIIRLFDRDLGLYQTGRMFRRLGLAISRVNPSWKISIEGNVKVDDRNPYVIVSNHMSNADIPVISNLPWEMKWVAKKELFDLPIVGWMMKLAGDIPVARGSMREAVKVFQRCKYYLDNNTSVIFFPEGTRSRSGQLTRFASGAFDLAIRENVPILPVVLDGTQGCLPKQSWVFEQDVHVKLKVLDPIPTVGYKKGDSSLLMDKVRTQMAEQLAEWRGVDITEVDYAGHRSR; the protein is encoded by the coding sequence ATGATGCAGCGGCTGGGTTCTGTGTTTATATGGATTGCAGTTGTGATACTGATTTTAGGATGGCTGCCGTTGCTGGCTATAATCCGATTATTTGATCGCGATCTTGGTTTATATCAAACAGGGAGAATGTTTCGACGTCTCGGACTTGCCATTTCCAGGGTCAATCCGTCATGGAAGATTTCAATTGAAGGAAATGTAAAAGTCGACGACCGAAATCCATATGTGATTGTGAGCAATCATATGTCGAATGCGGATATTCCGGTGATCTCAAATTTGCCTTGGGAGATGAAATGGGTGGCGAAGAAAGAGCTGTTTGATCTTCCGATTGTAGGCTGGATGATGAAACTGGCCGGAGATATTCCGGTAGCCCGCGGATCCATGCGCGAAGCGGTAAAAGTTTTCCAACGTTGTAAATATTATCTAGATAATAATACTTCAGTCATTTTTTTTCCTGAAGGAACCCGTTCCAGAAGTGGGCAACTGACACGTTTTGCCAGTGGCGCTTTTGATTTAGCCATCAGAGAAAATGTACCGATTTTGCCTGTTGTACTCGATGGAACTCAGGGATGCCTTCCAAAACAATCGTGGGTATTCGAGCAGGATGTACACGTAAAACTCAAGGTTTTGGACCCGATTCCAACGGTCGGTTATAAAAAAGGGGATTCCTCACTTCTCATGGATAAAGTAAGAACCCAAATGGCCGAACAGCTGGCAGAATGGAGAGGCGTGGATATTACTGAGGTTGACTATGCTGGTCACCGCTCCCGGTAG
- a CDS encoding DEAD/DEAH box helicase: protein MKFTDFNLTESIQAGLRDIRFEEPTPIQEKSIPLIVEGKDVIGLAQTGTGKTGAFVIPIMQRVLQSERKGVKALILSPTRELAKQIDEQIFAIGYHAGITSATVIGGSDFSEQAKALKAGVDIIVATPGRLIDQNKVVNIDFSNLEYFVLDEADRMLDMGFLPDMKKIISWLPQNRQTLLFSATMPKEIEGLASSIMKNPQTIETERAKPSQKVEQRAYFLKSHQKIPLVKGIFDQLEWDSCIIFTSTKKGTDELQRLLKKEGLKAASIHGDRSQEERNKALAAFKNKQVPIIVATDVLARGIDIKEVSIIINYDVPNNTDDYVHRIGRTARYDKSGIAVTFITQRDRRTFNDIDNIKDNSIKKVNVPGFFKDPGHFSWEKHFEKPKKQEKKDSSDSSSDESNRDTLPPRPKRLGGPGKESSDDKSSDQKNKSQETQQKQTQESQEKKTQEPKQKSSQQSRQKKQEKSKGQQKRGSDQKPTEKKQEPRSKQKRQDEGNKQESKAKPKQEQPEKEKKKPINLPPVLEKAVDRNKRVRKPAKGVWGIIKSFIPKIRNN from the coding sequence TTGAAGTTTACTGATTTTAATTTAACCGAATCTATACAGGCAGGATTGAGAGATATAAGATTCGAAGAACCAACCCCCATTCAGGAAAAATCGATTCCGCTTATTGTTGAGGGGAAAGACGTAATTGGACTTGCCCAAACGGGGACGGGCAAAACCGGGGCTTTTGTAATACCCATCATGCAACGAGTATTGCAAAGTGAGAGAAAGGGGGTAAAGGCTTTAATTCTAAGCCCGACTCGCGAACTGGCCAAACAAATTGACGAGCAGATTTTTGCGATTGGATACCATGCCGGTATTACATCCGCAACCGTGATTGGCGGAAGTGATTTTTCGGAGCAGGCCAAAGCCCTTAAAGCCGGTGTAGATATTATTGTTGCCACACCCGGGCGGCTAATCGATCAGAACAAAGTTGTAAATATCGATTTTAGCAATCTTGAGTATTTTGTTCTTGATGAAGCTGACCGAATGTTGGATATGGGTTTTCTGCCCGATATGAAAAAGATCATTTCGTGGTTGCCACAGAACCGCCAGACACTGCTTTTTTCTGCAACTATGCCCAAAGAGATTGAGGGGCTTGCATCCTCAATAATGAAAAATCCGCAAACGATTGAAACGGAAAGGGCAAAACCATCTCAGAAAGTAGAGCAGCGGGCATATTTTTTGAAAAGCCATCAAAAAATACCCCTTGTAAAAGGAATTTTTGATCAGCTTGAATGGGATTCATGCATCATTTTTACATCCACTAAAAAAGGAACGGATGAACTGCAGCGCTTATTGAAAAAAGAAGGGCTAAAAGCAGCCAGTATTCATGGAGACCGATCGCAGGAAGAACGAAATAAAGCTCTTGCCGCATTTAAAAATAAGCAAGTACCCATAATTGTGGCAACTGACGTTCTTGCCCGTGGGATTGATATCAAAGAGGTATCGATCATTATCAACTATGATGTACCGAACAATACAGATGATTACGTTCATCGGATTGGCCGGACTGCGCGGTATGATAAATCCGGCATTGCCGTGACCTTTATTACTCAAAGAGATCGCAGAACATTTAATGATATTGACAACATTAAAGATAATTCGATCAAGAAAGTAAATGTACCGGGCTTTTTTAAAGATCCGGGTCATTTCTCTTGGGAAAAGCACTTTGAAAAACCCAAAAAACAAGAGAAGAAAGATTCCTCAGATTCGTCTTCTGATGAATCAAACCGTGATACTCTTCCTCCAAGACCTAAACGATTAGGAGGTCCGGGCAAAGAATCATCCGATGATAAATCTTCGGATCAGAAAAATAAATCTCAAGAGACTCAACAAAAGCAAACTCAGGAGTCTCAGGAGAAAAAAACACAAGAGCCGAAGCAAAAGAGTTCTCAGCAATCCCGGCAGAAAAAACAGGAAAAATCAAAGGGTCAGCAAAAACGGGGTTCTGATCAGAAACCAACGGAGAAAAAGCAGGAACCGAGATCCAAGCAAAAGAGACAAGACGAAGGAAACAAGCAGGAGTCAAAGGCTAAACCGAAACAGGAACAGCCGGAAAAAGAAAAGAAAAAACCTATCAATCTGCCTCCTGTTCTTGAAAAAGCGGTTGACAGGAACAAACGTGTTCGCAAACCTGCAAAAGGTGTTTGGGGAATTATTAAGAGCTTTATCCCAAAAATCAGAAATAATTAG